In Nicotiana tabacum cultivar K326 chromosome 19, ASM71507v2, whole genome shotgun sequence, one DNA window encodes the following:
- the LOC107800147 gene encoding annexin D4-like has protein sequence MSEANAYAALTKAFSGLGVDENLFISTLGKWNRHQREIYRVSTPGFFKEDERQFQRWNDHHILQLRQEFLRLKDAVVIYTMHPWERDGRLFKEALLLKVPQLNVLIETACTRSSEELLGARRAYHSLFDHSIEEDIAHRLQNPERKLLVALVTSHRYEGPRVNDDLAKAEAKVFVNALKDAKKNLIEDEEIVRILSHRSKLHLKALYSHYKEMTGNYLDEDLDGELTLKQVVQCLCSPQAYFSNILIASLRLDVDESAKDSATRVIVTRADVDMKQIKEEFHTKYGTTLPAKIEEVANGSYKDFLLTIISKSD, from the exons ATGTCAGAGGCTAATGCATATGCAGCTCTCACCAAAGCTTTCTCAG GACTTGGTGTGGATGAGAATTTATTCATCTCAACACTGGGAAAATGGAATCGGCATCAGAGGGAAATCTATAGGGTAAGCACTCCAGGATTCTTCAAAGAAGATGAACGTCAATTCCAGAGATGGAATGATCACCATATCCTTCAGCTCCGCCAAGAATTTTTGCGTCTTAAG gATGCAGTGGTAATATATACAATGCACCCATGGGAAAGAGATGGTCGTTTGTTTAAGGAGGCATTGTTATTGAAAGTACCTCAACTTAATGTTTTAATTGAGACTGCTTGTACTAGATCTTCTGAAGAGCTTTTGGGAGCAAGAAGAGCCTATCATTCCCTTTTTGACCACTCAATCGAGGAAGACATTGCTCACCGTCTCCAAAATCCTGAAAGAaag CTTCTAGTAGCTCTAGTAACTTCTCACCGTTACGAAGGACCAAGAGTAAACGATGATCTTGCAAAAGCTGAGGCTAAGGTATTTGTGAATGCTCTAAAAGATGCTAAGAAAAATCTCATTGAGGATGAAGAGATTGTGAGGATCCTTTCACACAGAAGCAAGCTCCATCTTAAGGCTCTCTATAGCCACTACAAGGAAATGACTGGCAACTACCTGGACGAg GATCTTGATGGTGAATTGACCTTGAAACAAGTTGTTCAATGCCTTTGTTCACCTCAAGCCTACTTCAGCAAC ATATTGATCGCGTCCTTAAGATTGGATGTGGATGAATCTGCTAAAGACTCAGCCACTCGAGTCATAGTTACAAGAGCAGACGTTGATATgaagcaaatcaaagaagaattccACACCAAATATGGAACTACCTTACCTGCAAAGATTGAAGAAGTTGCTAATGGAAGCTACAAGGATTTCTTGCTTACTATAATTTCAAAATCTGACTAA